In a genomic window of Candidatus Thiothrix sulfatifontis:
- a CDS encoding lysozyme — MSAIVNRASRLKKYTGILTIELAERQAKNIVSQHEDWQVKIIGNVPPYTVIAIPPEENNDTDEKSASLFFLSNEGKALLQSIEKLNLKPYDDQTSKQISKWIIGATIGYGHLIERVEWDSYKNGITKAEAENLFFRDLQPFVKLIRESIDVNIKQHQFDALVMFAFNIGIGGFKGSSVLKIINGSFDDNCADELKIAWKAWNKSQGVINNGLINRRKCELNIYFDAVYKRW, encoded by the coding sequence ATGTCAGCTATTGTGAACAGGGCTTCGCGGCTAAAAAAATATACTGGAATACTAACTATTGAATTAGCGGAAAGACAAGCGAAAAATATTGTTTCTCAGCATGAAGACTGGCAAGTTAAAATAATTGGAAATGTGCCACCTTATACAGTTATTGCAATCCCACCAGAAGAAAATAACGACACTGATGAAAAATCAGCAAGTTTATTTTTCTTAAGCAATGAGGGGAAAGCATTACTTCAGAGTATTGAAAAACTTAATCTGAAACCTTATGATGATCAAACGAGTAAGCAAATTTCAAAATGGATAATAGGTGCAACTATAGGTTATGGTCATCTGATTGAAAGAGTTGAATGGGATTCTTATAAAAATGGAATCACAAAGGCTGAAGCGGAAAATTTGTTTTTTCGTGATTTGCAACCTTTTGTCAAGTTAATTAGAGAAAGTATAGATGTTAATATTAAGCAGCACCAATTTGATGCGTTAGTAATGTTTGCATTTAATATTGGCATTGGTGGATTTAAAGGATCATCAGTATTGAAAATCATTAATGGTTCTTTTGATGACAACTGTGCTGATGAGTTAAAAATCGCATGGAAAGCTTGGAATAAATCTCAAGGAGTAATAAACAATGGCTTAATAAATAGACGGAAGTGTGAATTGAATATTTATTTTGATGCTGTTTATAAAAGATGGTGA
- a CDS encoding lysozyme inhibitor LprI family protein: protein MLFIKDGEVVLYLKYTISFLYLLMVGSFCFAVDDPNDLDLIKEFELRCKKYAIVINEEADTDHEISIKNKEYMLFLDKELNSAYMKLIALLDEKSKKKLVFSQRQWLRFRDAEFGFIVNNWTIKDFGSSSAISRDAYRTVLVKNRIIEILSYLQNY, encoded by the coding sequence ATGCTGTTTATAAAAGATGGTGAAGTGGTGTTGTATTTAAAATATACTATTTCCTTTCTGTATCTTTTAATGGTCGGGTCATTTTGTTTTGCAGTAGATGATCCTAATGACCTTGATTTGATTAAAGAATTTGAGTTGCGTTGCAAGAAATATGCAATAGTAATTAATGAAGAGGCTGATACTGATCATGAAATTTCCATAAAAAATAAAGAATATATGTTGTTTCTTGATAAAGAGCTAAATAGTGCTTATATGAAGCTAATAGCGCTATTGGATGAGAAGTCAAAGAAAAAATTAGTCTTCTCGCAGCGTCAGTGGCTTAGGTTCAGAGATGCTGAGTTTGGTTTTATTGTTAATAATTGGACAATAAAAGATTTTGGCTCTTCATCTGCTATTTCTAGAGACGCTTACCGAACAGTATTGGTTAAAAATAGAATTATTGAGATATTAAGTTATCTGCAAAATTATTAA